Below is a window of Nyctibius grandis isolate bNycGra1 chromosome 12, bNycGra1.pri, whole genome shotgun sequence DNA.
TGACCCAGAGGGTTGCAGAGAAAGCAGTTTCATGGGGGTGTGTACTGGTGGATGGCACAAAGTGGAGGGATACAGCTCAGTGTAGCCACCTAGCTCCTGGGATCCAGGGCTCTTGGTGCTGTGGTTTGCTTGGAGCTGTaagctggcactgctgcttAAGGTGGCCCTGGTGCTCTTAACCTGCTCCCTTACCTCTGTCTGCACAAGCATTCGTGGGGGGGATCAGATCAGGAACTGAAAATGTTCTGACATAATTAACTGTTTCTCCCTGCATtagttttcagcagaaattagTTCTCCATCAGGTTCTTTATGGTGGGTGAACTGTTCTGTCAGTGCGAAGTGagggaaaaggggagagagcagcagtgctgtgttttcctGTCTTACAGGGATTATGAAACCATTATGAAAGTGAAGAATCTGGTGTCCTGTCTGGTTAATGGGGAGAAAGGTGGGTTCCTCTAGATGGTGGCTTGGTGTAGGGATCCACTTAAAAGCTTTAAGTCACTCTCTGGAAGAATAtactctcctccctgccctatTTAGGGAGGCCAGCCTTCCAGCACCGATGGTTAGGTAGCTGCCAACAGGACTTCAGACGCTATCAAAGCTGTCTGCATCTGATCCTTTGCAGAGTCAGTACTTAGGAAACCATCCTTCTACAACTACAAGTTTGCAATTGCAGCTGTTGTTcctgtagcttttttttgtgtatttcttggGGCCTCTTGACATTGACAGGCCCCTTTTCATAcatagaaaaaacagaagcatttaTTAACCTGTGGTGAAGTTCTGTTGCTCTTCAGTTCAATCGAggtttcttgcttttccttacTCTGAGATGCTAAGATATTTCTCAAAGTAATTGCTTAATCATGAATTAATGAgactgcctctttttttttaatttaaagctgTAATAGATGTTTGTGAAGcagtatatttaattttttttttttttacagtgccGGTGTTGTAAGTGGCAAGGAGGGAATGAAAAAACAGCCGGAGATGGGTGTAACAGTCATAACCTGTGGAGGTGGAATTTAATGCAGTAggcaaacaaaagctttaagtTGCCAGCATGAGAAAATTACTTAATAAAGGAAACTTGGGACTCCAGCTTTCTAGTTTCTGCTGTTGGTAGTAAATCTTATGTTTTGCATGTGATAGCACTGTGAAAATATCCTCTCCCAAGTTGTTCACGGGATGCTACCTGTTCCTTGAAGTTTTGTGAGCTTTGGCAAGTAGTTTCACATTCCTAGGCTTATCTTTAAAAGACAAGAGAGGATAAAGTCGATTCCCTCTTTCACCTGTTCCTAAAGAATTCAACACAACATTCTTAAGCTGTTGTAcagcttttatttataattgGATGCTTAAGTAACTCTACCCCTATTAATCTTCTATATTTCTGTTGGCAATTAGCAACAGAAATGGACAAGAGCCTTGGGACTCTTGTATGATGTATTTCAGTTATGAAATTTCAGTGTCTATGTATATAATGGGAGTTCTGGATAACCTGGGGGTCTTTGGCTTTATGCACAGCTAGCCTGTGTGGATCCACCTGAGCCTCTTGAGTGTAGCACCATGGCTGAACTCCTAGAACCACCTTGAGCTCAAAAGCTTTCTAGCCGTGTTCGGGAAGTGCTGAGCCCAGGCTAGCAAACTTCTCTTGGAGGTGAGTGGCCCTACACAGAGCTCTTCAGGCATCTTCCTACCACTTTCCCGATTGTGTCAGGATTTTTTTGATTCTAGTGCCACACTGTGTGGAGAACAAGAATTGGCAGGCTTTTAAACGGAGAGAGGGGAGCTTGGAGAAGAGGTCACACACGCACCTAGCTCATATTCTGCATTTGTTGCCTGTCTGGGGGTAGTACTGATATGCCCAGGAGGTTGGGAGCAAGTGTAGTGAATAATATTAATGCTTTGTGGTTTGTGTATGTACGTTCCTGCCATGTTCATCGCTTACCAGGGGAGCCCTGCTGGAGGAAATGCAAAGGCTGCCTACTTGTTAAGCTGTGTTATGCTTAGTGggaggcttttcagaagaaagataTGGCTGTTTCATGATGGATAAGGAGAATGGCCAAGCACTCCTGCAATTGCTTTGCATCTGCTAATGTTCTTAAACTCTTACCTAGACGTACATGTTGactgcaagcagaaaaaaagggaaaaaatgaccATGTGGCCATGAGACCTGTTGGATGCACTttataaaaatctttctcttgctttaggtagcagaaatgctgcagaactGTAGACTCTTATGTGAAGTTTTTGCTTATTCATGTTTCAGCTTTCAAAAGTTTACAGGGTATGTAGGAGAAATGTAAGTCTGCCCTGTTTTAACATAATGCTTCACTTCCACTCCTGGATCAGTTTTGATCATTGGCTGATCCACAAGTGTCAAAGCCATGACAATTTTGGAGTGGGTTGTTTATGTGGAGTGACTTGAGTTCAAAGTCTGAGAATGTGTTGCACAGGGGTTATTCTTGCTCGCACTAATATAGCTGctgatattttaattatttcatgaaTGCCAAAAATTTATTGACAGCATTTGGCTTCATTGTTTctattgatttttaatttatttttttttttactcaagtGAACTGTATATTAACAGCActaaatctgcttttcagttgttttgaaTGTCCAACAGTTTTTAATTAGCCTGTGCCTTGTTTggcagaaattaaatatttggtcCATGAAACTTGATGCAGTTCAGGGtttggtgtgtttgtttttttttttaatgttggctGAGAGGCAGGCAAATACCTTTTTGTGACAGTACCTTTGTTATAAATAACCCAGCTAGAAAAACATGCAGTGGCACTAGCTGTCCTAATGTATAAACTTCTGTCTCTGGGTTTGTACATCTACAGCGAGTTGTCTTTAGTGCTTCTACAATTAAGATTTCATGGGATTGCATTAATTGAATGCTGTATCAGTCTTTTTGGGTTGATGTGGTGAGTTTTATCAGCCTTGCTGTACTGGAAGTGTTCTTAAATCATATTCCTCAATATTAAAAGAGTTTATATCTTCAAGAGAAGTGCCTTGCTGGTTAGGTGTGAGGCTTTTGGAAGGGGCCTAGGATGGCAAAATGTGTTGCAGTTTGGCTGGGACGTTCTCCTGTGCTGCAGGCAATAGGGCTAGTGGGCTTTAAATTACTTTCTCTCAAGCaaccttttaatttcttgcGTTGGAACAAGGTGCCAGTTGTATCAAAGTCATACACCATCTTATTTCTGCTTGTTTCAGTTTCTTAGATGAGCTGGCCATCAGTCATTTGAGAAAGCTTAGGGCTGCTTGGACGTCACAGCTTCTTACCTGGCTAATGGGATTGTGACAGTGCACTGAGCTGTTTAGTGACGCAGTGTCTCCCATGGGTGTTGGCAGGGCCCGTTGAGCGAGTGTGTGTGTAAAGACCAGCTTGACCTGTTCCATGGGAATCGTGGTGGTGATTTCAGATGCTCTTTGGGCTTTCCTTGGTCACTCTCCTTATTCTGGAAGCccttcccttttgttttgtttttttttttcagtcttgatTTACCAAATCACCTTCTGTTAACCcgctgctttgttttcctttttagatTCAGTCATTAGGGAACTAAGCTATTGGTATAAGGTACAGTAAGTGATAGGAAGAGAGCTCAGGATAAAAGCCAGAAATAAAAGGTGGGGAGAATGCTAAGACAAAATATGTTCAGCAGTTTTTATTCCTAGTGTTCAGCTATAATGGTCTTAGTCACAGCAAATGACACATGTTCTCTGAGATATCGGAACCTTTTTCTCAGAACTTGGCTGGGTAATTTTTAGGAGTGTAAATCTGTAAAAAGTTGAGGAAGATCTGCTTCTACTAAAATTAGTAGAAATGGAAAATCCTCAGCAAGCTGCAGGATCACATCCAGTGAGTTGATGGTATCTTCTGGTGACTCTTCCAACATATTTAAAACTTTCCTCTAAAAGCCCCTTTGTGAAAAAGGAGgattaagtttaaaaaaaaaaaaagagaaaggaaaaaagctagcAAATACTTCAAGTCAAAATGGTTGAGAAGTGAAATGGCCAGACAGCGCAGAGCTCAGCACAGCAAAGGATGGAGAGTCTCTCCAGAGAGCTTTGTTGAATAGGAGACAGCCCGTCCATTTTGCCTGGCCTCCTTTTCTCGCTGAAGTTTAGAGGCCGTCCTCTGTTCCCCTGGCTGTAGAAgtattttaatctgaaaatcCACACTTTCTTGGGAGGAATCTTGGCAGCTTGGCAAGATCTTTGAGCTGGCCGAGACATGAGCTGAGACTCCtgtatatttctgtgtttttatggTACATTGTTAATATAACCTGGAGTGGTTTGtcgttttctttaaaatactgtcaCATGTCCCGTGGTGGCAAGAGCCTGGTTTAAAAACAGtcattttcagattaatttacTGAATCTCTTACCCTCGAGCTGAGCGTGCACCCCTCGTCGTGAGCGTCCTTTGAACAAAGTCTTGCCTGCCAGCGTTTGGTCTCGGCGTAAGCCTGCCTTCCTAGGCTGGCAAACCTTCCCGACTACATGAGCCATGAGCCAAAGTCTTCACGTACGAGTGACCTGTTCCTTGGTGAACACAGGATTTTTCTGGTTTGCAAATCTGGGAGGTGAAGCTTTCCTGGAGGACCTGCTTCTGCAGGACACTGGCACGTCTTGGCCTGTTGGCTTGCTCTCAGGTGACTTAGCACTCTTGTTACCAGCTTTGATATTGGCAGTTAATGCGAAGGTCCTTACGAGAGCCCCACCTGGGCTGCCCAgagctgtgtgtgtttgtgtcaaGGTTGCTCACCCCTGCTCTGTTCCTCTGCAAGGCACCAAAGTGGAATTGCACTAGCTCTGCAGATGGgctcctgtctttttttttccccctccatctTAAATCTTTTGTTATTAAGCCCCCCCAGCCATTTACCATATTCTTATATTTTGCTTAGCtctgtccttccttttcttGCTCAGAGACTTTTGGTCACCTGAAGAggcttctccttctctctctctttctgcaaatatttgagACAATTGAAAAACAATTTGCTCCGATTGTTTCGCAGTCGCTGTAGGCCAAAGACCAGCGCTCCGTTCCGATTGCCTGCTGGCTCCTGTTCAGTACTTACATCATCTTGTGTACTTCAGCTGTTTGTCCATATGGATTTGCTCTGACTTGAAAAGCTGATGGGTGGTAAAGGAAAGGCGAGGCCGGATCCCTGCGGGGAGCGCAGCTGAAGCCATATGTCAGTATTTCTGGGTATCTGGTGCCCTCTGCAGACCGCTGCTGCCTGCGACATAGTGAATATCGAGGCTGCACATTACTAGATGTCCCTAGTCTGAGCAGGCTGAAGAATAATACGAGCTGTATTGTTCTCACAACAGAACAGGCAGTAGAGTGAAAACAAGGACTCTCTAAAAATCATAACAACTACATgtcttgtaatttttaaagctaatgAAGACTGACATCTGTGTTTCGTGTTTATGTATATAAGCCTGTGTATTTCACAAATGATTAAGATTAAGTCTAGATATTAAAAAGTGAGATTTAAGTGTTGAGTTCACAAGACAGGTTAAATAGATTCCGTTAGCTGGCCTGAGAGGCCAGTCAGTCTGATAGGGAAATGGGGATGTCTCTTATCAAATCTGGAATTGGAATCAGAGCTTTATCCCAAGGTTTGTAAGGAAACTGGTGTTTTTGTTACTTATTTCAGCAGTAAAATTGACCTTGGTACCTTTTTAAAACTTAAGTGAGGGGTATAATAAGTTGGGTGCTGATGTAGGGGATGTATGTGACGTGGTTGTGGaatctgctttcatttttccaaaGTAAACCACCTGAAACAGAGGCAGACTTATGAAATACTCATTTACTGTGATTTTGACTATTTTTATTTAGggaaaaagctgcaaaatgaTAATTTCTTTTAGCTCTTATTAACTCTTGAAACAACCTTCCTGCAGAATGAGAATACAGGGCTTTCACATTTTACCCTGAGTGCGGAGATGAATGCTGGATGGTCTGAGGAGGAATTAAAACTCAATGTTATGCTTGTATGCAGCTATTTTCAGAGTTACAGTTAAGGCCCACCAAAATACTGAGCTTCACTATTGTTTATTAATGCCTGTGTGGATTGATTTAACCCAGATATCATGAGAAATCACTAGAGTTCACATCACTGAAATGGAAGTAAAATTTTCCCTGAGCCTtgtctgcctgctgcagctcaTTTGGCCCGAGGAGGGCACCATGCCTCGTCCTCTGCTCTGCTCGGGGGCCAGGCGGTGCCCAGAAGTGGGAGCAGGAGTTGGACTCCAGGCTGCTTACAAGAAATAGACTTGACTAGCTTGCTTATGtctttttaattctgttgtttAGAGAAATAGTAGTTGTTTGACATGAAACGAGTGAGATTTAAGTTCTTGTGCTCAATTCTTAgtgctttttcttcctggaaaagTTGTGCTGTTCCCAAATGTCATCCTGTCTTTAAGGTtgtctttttacttttaaaaatatgttatttttgtgCCTTTAAAATTTATAGCCAGGGACTGCCTCTGATATTGCTGAGCTATGTGAAGTGGCTAAACAAGCTCAATAAGGAATAATACTGCTGTACAGCGTGCCTGTGGGATTTGTAGTCTTTCAGAAATGGGAGCATGCATCTCACTTCGTCTCTCCTCTTTGTGTTCCTTCCTTTCCAAGAAACGGGCACAGTGGTCTCGCTTCAGGCAGCGTTCTGGTGGCAATATGGCAGCAATATGCTGGGGGAGACCCACGGTTCTCAAAGCCTGTTTTCTGAATATGCTTGAAATACGTTGCTGCTGTTGAGCCAGTTGTTTTCAGACCCCTCCGTGGGGTTTGTGCAGTTGTTAAAATCCACTGGCTGGTGTGCAGCATTCATTCTCTTGTTTTTACAGCAGGAAGGTGAAATGGAAGGTGAGGCGGTCGAAGCTATTGTGGAGGAATCGGAAACTTTTATtaaggggaaagagagaaaaacctATCAAAGACGCCGTGAAGGTGGGCAGGAGGACGATGCTTGTCATATACCCCCAAACCAAGCAGATGGAGGTGAAGTAGTGCAGGATGTCAACAGTGGTGTGCAGATGGTGATGATGGAACAGCTGGATCCAGCTCTTCTTCAAATGAAGACTGAAGTAATGGAAGGTGCAGTGCCTCAAGAAACGGAGGCTACAGTGGATGACACACAGATCATAACACTTCAGGTTGTTAATATGGAAGAGCAGCCTATAAACCTCGGTGAGCTTCAGCTGGTCCAAGTACCTGTACCAGTGACTGTACCTGTTGCCACCACGTCTGTGGAAGAACTTCAGGGAGCTTATGAAAACGAGGTTTCCAAAGGAGGCCTGCAAGAGGGAGAGCCCATGATCTGTCACACCCTCCCTTTACCAGAAGGTTTCCAAGTAGTGAAAGTGGGTGCAAATGGTGAGGtggagacactggaacaaggtGAACTTCAGCCACAGGAAGATCCCAGTTGGCAAAAAGATCCAGACTATCAGCCACCagccaaaaaaacaaagaaaaacaaaaagagtaaGCTTCGCTACACCGAGGAAGGCAAAGATGTGGATGTCTCTGTGTATGACTTtgaagaggagcagcaggaaggtTTGTTGTCTGAGGTCAATGCAGAAAAGGTGGTGGGCAATATGAAGCCACCTAAaccaacaaaaattaaaaagaaaggtaagCTCCTCATCTGCAGGCggattttgaaaatgtgtttgttatGGTGGGACCTTGCAATATGATAGAAATGATTGAGTAGATGCAAGTGGGAGTAAAGCTGGTGTGCACTATGTCACGCTTCATGTAAGAGCGCTGAGCTCTGTTGTTTCTGGGGCCAACCTCCCATCTCCTCTATCTAGGGTATAAATGAGCTCCTTTTCCTTGAGCGTGCCGCTGCGGCGTTAGTATTCTCATATAACTACAATCAAAAGggttcttctcttttctgtaataTGTATGTAAGTTTGTGTACATGTGGTTTACATCAGAGACCAACAGTATAATTAGTTCTGTGGGTTTTTCCTAACCCATTGTTGGGGAGGGTAGCTGGTGCAAAACACAGCCATAGGTATGTTTGACAGCTGTAAATTGAGGAACCCTTTTTAGAGTGGCGAAGGAACGTTGAGTGCTGGCGTACTCGGGAGAACCGAAGCCAAGCAGCCATCAGCAACGACTGTTCCTAAGGATATGCAGTGGGATTTAATGGTACATGAAGGTTCCTTGTAGTAGTTACACCTCCAAGAATCTTTTCCTTGCTGATCTCGTATTATGCAGTAAACCAAAGTGCTGTCAAGAGTAAAGATGGTTTCCTTCCTGGCTAGGTGTAAAGAAGACATTCCAGTGCGAACTGTGCAGTTACACTTGTCCGCGTCGTTCCAACTTGGACCGCCACATGAAAAGCCACACTGATGAAAGACCACATAAGTGCCACCTCTGTGGCAGGGCTTTCCGGACAGTCACGTTGCTGAGGAACCACCTCAACACTCACACAGGTACTCTTGCTTTTGGGGACGTTGTTTTTGTAGGATCTGCTCTGTGGTTAGAACAGATACAACAACAGGGTGGATCTATCTTGAATCTGTCTTAATTCCTCTTGCAGAATAAgctaaaaaagaagaaactaggcagtgctgctgttcaTTTCTCATTTGAACACAGTTTTCTGCCTGGCCAGGTCAGGTGCAAAGCTCATCCTGTACATAGGTATAAAGCCAGTCCTGGGCTTGATCTGAAATTACCCAAAGTTGTAGAAAATGTTCCATTTGTCTTGGGCATTAGTAGTTGTGTTCTAAGCTTTATGTTGCCGCTGCTGCTTCCAGTAAAGTAAGATGAGAATAAGGCTGGAGCTAAACAGAAGggagctgaaaataaaatgaaaaaaaaaaaccacacaaaaaacaaacaaacaaaaaaaaaacccaaagaaacaaacaaaaacccacaaaaaaaaaggaaaaaataaacaacagcaacaactgccaaaaaaaaagtgtcatccCTCGTTTTCTCTGCCTACCTACATTATGTCTAACTGGATGGTTTGAAATTTGTAAATAACCAagtgatacaaaaataaggGAGTCTGTTTCCTCATTGAAAGGATATCGATTATCTACAATCTTCAGTCTGTTAGTTATTGATCAAAAGTTGTGACTCTTGTGTACTGTTTGCTACTCTGATCTTTCAGGACATGAAAATAATGTTGCTAATTCActtaaaaccccaaaacaacaacacaaactgtcccatattttctttttgtcacaAAATCTGAATGTCATCATCTTCCTGTTCTGCTGCAAACGATTAGGTACTCGCCCTCACAAGTGCCCAGACTGCGACATGGCCTTTGTGACCAGTGGAGAGTTGGTTCGGCATCGCCGCTACAAACATACCCATGAGAAACCCTTCAAATGTTCGATGTGTGATTATGCCAGCGTGGAGGTATGTGAGTTAATTGTTACAGCACTGAACAAGCTTCCTTGTACGCTTCAAAGCTTGTTCACCCTCTGTTATAAACTCTGCTCTTAGGCATTTCCTCTTTGGCCATTTGTTTAAAAGGctctgagcaaaaaaaaaaaaattataaatcagATCTGCTCTTGGAAGCTAATGGTGGAGTTTCCTCAGTTAATGAGAAGACAGTTTGAGAGCCTCTATGCACAGAAATCCTAGGTGATACCCATTTCCTCTTTGGAGACAATAGTTGTTGTAActgtttcttaaattatttgGCCTTTAAGCCGATGGCAGGAATCGAAGCGTGCTCCATGTTGAAGGAGGCAGCCGTCTCCTGCTGCAGTAGGATGTGCTCTCAGACTAGAGGCACCTTCTTGTTTTACCAGTGTGCATTCTGAACGTTATCTGTTTATGCCATTAAGGTCACTGCAACCAAAATTAATGAGCCTTTGCCTCAATGCTggtgaaaagcagctttgctaATATCGGGTGATTGTCTCATTTGCTCAAGCAAATTAAGCGTCCTTGAATGCTCTCCCCTATGCAGTATTGCTGCTTGTGCTACAGGACAGCTTTTATACTGTGGTAGGAAATTTGGGCAAGATGATGAGCAacgtaatttaaaaaaaatcagctgtgtGCAGTGGGAGAAGGCTACAGTGGGAAAGGCTGAGTAGAggtttcagcctttttttcctccccctacTGTGGCTGCAGTGCTGTAATTCCAGGCCCTGTGGTTTGAGTGCTGAAGAAATTGTGTTGCAGTGGTTTTCGTGGTATGAATTGGGAAAGAATAACCAAATGGATCCTTATGTGAGCTTGTGCTGCATTTTGTAGATGTAGGTTGGTGATTGTGCAGCGTGGTCATGTTTGAGCAGAAAATGCCTTAACATTTGTGTTCGTGCTGACCTTTAAAAGCTGGGTTCGTGCCTTCTAGataaaagcaggagaggaaaggaattaAATCACTCTGTTGATTGCAGGACTACATTTTTGTTGTCCTTAGCAAGAAAGTGATTTATTATCCCTCTCAAAGTAACTGGAGAGGACCCAGGAAAGCACCCTGTGGAGAAAAATATACTGTACATGGGACACTAACCCTCTGCAATGTTCCTTGGGTGCGTGCTTTCCCAGAACACTTTCTAGTGTCTCTCCAGGATACGTCCAAATTTTAGCGTGTCCTTCAGATGCCGAGATAGTTGATAACAGGAAGGTGAGCACAAGACTCTAAACCAGACTGCACTGAAGGGGGGAACAAGCATCAGACTGGGAATGAGGTTGGGAGGTGAAGTAGGCAGGAGTGAGTGGCTACATGCGGTGTAAAAATGGCATTGAAAGGTGCTTGTTTGGTTTAGTGGCAAAATAAAGACTACCTTAAGCTCTGGGCTGATTTCTTGTACTTCTGGCGATCTGACCTGCTCATCTGTGCTAACTTCAGTCTTGCTCTTGACTTCCAGGTTAGCAAATTGAAACGCCACATTCGTTCTCACACCGGAGAGCGTCCGTTCCAGTGCAGCTTGTGCAGCTATGCCAGCAGGGATACCTACAAACTGAAGAGGCACATGAGGACCCACTCTGGTACTGATGCCGTGGTTTTTTAGGGTGGTGGTTATGTTTTAGTGTCAGAGTGCTGAGACTGTGCACAATGTGAGCTAACGTTcttaaacagcaaaagaaatactgttttgtagTTTAATAGAAAACCTTTATAAAGTCCGTAGCCAAAGAGAACGCACCATGATTTGTAAGTGCTAATAGATTCATAACCTGATAGTAATTACTGCACTGAGAAATGAGCTTGGAGGATTCTGACTTGCAGTTTGATTGCGAGGTGATAAAATACAGGCACTTCTTCTAGTGTGAGCAGAAGTTCCACTTCCAGTTGAACTTTATAGCCTTTTACAGTTTCGTGCTTGAGTATAGTTGCAAAAGCATCTCATGCATGTTAGTTCGTAAAGATCCTAAAGTTTTTCTTCAATAGAAGTAACCATTTTTTAGCACAGACTGTTTCCAGAGTGCCAAGTTAATCATATTGCtaaaattgaaggaaaaagatACTCTTGCATGTATATATGAACATTGAGAACCCCCAGCCCCCAAAAATCTGATGCCACTTGCTGTCTTCTGGCAGCCTGCCTGTAGGTCTTCCGTGTGTTTCTCGGGGTAAGGAGAATAATTTAACTCATTTGCTTAAAGATTGAACTCAAGTCTGTTTGTAGAAAGATCCGTACTGGAGCTAAAACTGCAAGGGAAAGACATCATGAGCTCTTTCTAGAGTTACTGTTTCTATCAACTAGCTCTCTGTTGCAAGTTCCTGGGAGATTGTTTTGTGTGGGGCTTCTTGGTGAGATTTCTTTGTAATAAAAGCacttgtgctgtttttttccttgtgctgctgcaggagagaaGCCATACGAGTGTTACATCTGCCATGCTCGCTTCACTCAGAGTGGGACCATGAAGATGCATATTTTGCAGAAGCACACAGAGAACGTGGCCAAATTTCACTGTCCTCACTGTGATACTGTTATAGCGAGAAAGAGTGACTTGGGTACGTGTCTCACAGAAGTGATTTGATGAAGATTCTGCAAAACCCTTCCCCAGAATTAGAGTTCACATAACCCAACTGCTGACTCTTTTAACCTAAAAGTTTTGATAACAGTACAACATGAAGCACAGGCTTAGATTTGTGGCTGGTAATGCACAATAGCTGCTGCAAACTATaagaattttcagtttcttttaattatttgaacATGGAGCATGTTTTTCAAACGTACAAGGCAAGTTACTGTTTTCAGGCCCATAGAGGCGAGGCATTTATTGAACTTGGGCTGAGATTACAACTGCATATGGATTAGAGTCTGAAAAACCAAAAGGTCACTTGGCTTGACCTCCTGCACATTGGAGACCATTAAGTTGCACACACAGATATTTT
It encodes the following:
- the CTCF gene encoding transcriptional repressor CTCF isoform X2: MKRTNQSRQKCRSVKNINEGEMEGEAVEAIVEESETFIKGKERKTYQRRREGGQEDDACHIPPNQADGGEVVQDVNSGVQMVMMEQLDPALLQMKTEVMEGAVPQETEATVDDTQIITLQVVNMEEQPINLGELQLVQVPVPVTVPVATTSVEELQGAYENEVSKGGLQEGEPMICHTLPLPEGFQVVKVGANGEVETLEQGELQPQEDPSWQKDPDYQPPAKKTKKNKKSKLRYTEEGKDVDVSVYDFEEEQQEGLLSEVNAEKVVGNMKPPKPTKIKKKGVKKTFQCELCSYTCPRRSNLDRHMKSHTDERPHKCHLCGRAFRTVTLLRNHLNTHTGTRPHKCPDCDMAFVTSGELVRHRRYKHTHEKPFKCSMCDYASVEVSKLKRHIRSHTGERPFQCSLCSYASRDTYKLKRHMRTHSGEKPYECYICHARFTQSGTMKMHILQKHTENVAKFHCPHCDTVIARKSDLGVHLRKQHSYIEQGKKCRYCDAVFHERYALIQHQKSHKNEKRFKCDQCDYACRQERHMVMHKRTHTGEKPYACSHCDKTFRQKQLLDMHFKRYHDPNFVPAAFVCSKCGKTFTRRNTMARHADNCSGLDGGEGENGGETKKGKRGRKRKMRSKKEDSSDSEENAEPDLDDNEDEEETAVEIEAEPEVEQEAPAPPPSKKRRGRPPGKAATQPKQSQPAAIIQVEDQNTGEIENIIVEVKKEPDAETVEEEEEAQPAVVEAPNGDLTPEMILSMMDR
- the CTCF gene encoding transcriptional repressor CTCF isoform X3: MEGEAVEAIVEESETFIKGKERKTYQRRREGGQEDDACHIPPNQADGGEVVQDVNSGVQMVMMEQLDPALLQMKTEVMEGAVPQETEATVDDTQIITLQVVNMEEQPINLGELQLVQVPVPVTVPVATTSVEELQGAYENEVSKGGLQEGEPMICHTLPLPEGFQVVKVGANGEVETLEQGELQPQEDPSWQKDPDYQPPAKKTKKNKKSKLRYTEEGKDVDVSVYDFEEEQQEGLLSEVNAEKVVGNMKPPKPTKIKKKGVKKTFQCELCSYTCPRRSNLDRHMKSHTDERPHKCHLCGRAFRTVTLLRNHLNTHTGTRPHKCPDCDMAFVTSGELVRHRRYKHTHEKPFKCSMCDYASVEVSKLKRHIRSHTGERPFQCSLCSYASRDTYKLKRHMRTHSGEKPYECYICHARFTQSGTMKMHILQKHTENVAKFHCPHCDTVIARKSDLGVHLRKQHSYIEQGKKCRYCDAVFHERYALIQHQKSHKNEKRFKCDQCDYACRQERHMVMHKRTHTGEKPYACSHCDKTFRQKQLLDMHFKRYHDPNFVPAAFVCSKCGKTFTRRNTMARHADNCSGLDGGEGENGGETKKGKRGRKRKMRSKKEDSSDSEENAEPDLDDNEDEEETAVEIEAEPEVEQEAPAPPPSKKRRGRPPGKAATQPKQSQPAAIIQVEDQNTGEIENIIVEVKKEPDAETVEEEEEAQPAVVEAPNGDLTPEMILSMMDR
- the CTCF gene encoding transcriptional repressor CTCF isoform X1, which codes for MKRTNQSRQKCRSVKNINQEGEMEGEAVEAIVEESETFIKGKERKTYQRRREGGQEDDACHIPPNQADGGEVVQDVNSGVQMVMMEQLDPALLQMKTEVMEGAVPQETEATVDDTQIITLQVVNMEEQPINLGELQLVQVPVPVTVPVATTSVEELQGAYENEVSKGGLQEGEPMICHTLPLPEGFQVVKVGANGEVETLEQGELQPQEDPSWQKDPDYQPPAKKTKKNKKSKLRYTEEGKDVDVSVYDFEEEQQEGLLSEVNAEKVVGNMKPPKPTKIKKKGVKKTFQCELCSYTCPRRSNLDRHMKSHTDERPHKCHLCGRAFRTVTLLRNHLNTHTGTRPHKCPDCDMAFVTSGELVRHRRYKHTHEKPFKCSMCDYASVEVSKLKRHIRSHTGERPFQCSLCSYASRDTYKLKRHMRTHSGEKPYECYICHARFTQSGTMKMHILQKHTENVAKFHCPHCDTVIARKSDLGVHLRKQHSYIEQGKKCRYCDAVFHERYALIQHQKSHKNEKRFKCDQCDYACRQERHMVMHKRTHTGEKPYACSHCDKTFRQKQLLDMHFKRYHDPNFVPAAFVCSKCGKTFTRRNTMARHADNCSGLDGGEGENGGETKKGKRGRKRKMRSKKEDSSDSEENAEPDLDDNEDEEETAVEIEAEPEVEQEAPAPPPSKKRRGRPPGKAATQPKQSQPAAIIQVEDQNTGEIENIIVEVKKEPDAETVEEEEEAQPAVVEAPNGDLTPEMILSMMDR